The Methylomicrobium lacus LW14 genome window below encodes:
- a CDS encoding M6 family metalloprotease domain-containing protein produces MRYIIKALLSFSAIGLLINPAFVAASPVLALPIEVSQPEDELSDIATFNIYPKGDEWGNWDETQDGYSVIRDSATGIWRYAKKNAQGKLKPSRAVVGRDNPKAKAWGLKKHQAPSRRPQLPFGLSRASAKPAVYTALEHALSTPSIDATPTLFILVSFSDKSGTYTASNFADFQSNQLQRYFRETSYGRFQTVPATESFGTLNDGIVGWLPLNQNHPNPGGSVDSRNRQLTADAIKAADPYVDYASYDFNNDGYLDSDELAVVVIPAGYETSYGGSNCAGTPSVWGHHWSLGWGTVAAPTVDGVIVGDYHLGNGGYAQFGEIHGIQTSCAVRTDHQATLGIMAHELGHLILHWIDLYDTDYTSAGLGNFSLMSRGTWSWKPGDLYHGQTPVHPDGWSKLYAGWVDPVYDIVGFFTLPAAGSGTATATNAVQIQTTSDPKQYYLFENRSQYGYDRGLYRVGSTTGGIAVLHIDENISDNDNEGHKKVDLVEADNDLSMDIDPYNSGKPTNLFYWDKRTKFGDATIPNSRLYSGLPTNITLDSVSAVQEEMTAVFVPRYELTLPNSRAGTVISSPWGIRCGRVCAASFSAGTVVTLTAMSLKRHTFIRWGGACSDSGNSPTCALTMDSPKNVTAAFQ; encoded by the coding sequence ATGCGATATATAATAAAAGCCTTGTTATCCTTTTCCGCCATCGGCTTACTTATAAATCCAGCATTCGTGGCCGCCTCTCCGGTTTTGGCGCTGCCGATCGAAGTTTCACAACCGGAGGATGAACTCTCGGACATCGCCACATTTAATATTTATCCCAAAGGGGATGAATGGGGTAATTGGGACGAAACCCAGGATGGATACAGCGTAATACGGGACTCAGCAACCGGTATTTGGCGCTACGCAAAAAAGAACGCGCAAGGCAAATTGAAGCCGAGCAGAGCGGTTGTAGGCCGCGACAATCCTAAGGCTAAGGCTTGGGGCCTGAAAAAGCATCAAGCCCCATCGCGCCGCCCTCAACTTCCCTTCGGACTGAGCCGGGCCTCCGCGAAACCGGCAGTTTATACCGCTTTGGAACATGCGCTCAGCACCCCGAGCATAGACGCAACGCCGACATTGTTTATCCTAGTTAGCTTCTCCGACAAATCCGGAACCTATACGGCCTCTAATTTCGCGGACTTTCAATCTAATCAATTACAGAGATATTTTAGGGAAACGTCCTATGGCCGCTTCCAAACCGTACCGGCTACCGAAAGCTTTGGAACCCTTAATGACGGCATTGTCGGCTGGCTTCCCCTCAATCAAAACCATCCCAATCCCGGCGGCAGCGTAGATAGTCGTAACCGGCAATTGACTGCCGATGCGATCAAAGCCGCCGACCCTTATGTCGATTACGCTAGCTATGACTTCAATAATGATGGCTATTTAGACTCCGATGAACTGGCCGTGGTGGTGATTCCCGCCGGCTATGAAACTTCGTATGGCGGTTCGAACTGCGCCGGCACCCCGTCCGTGTGGGGGCACCACTGGTCACTAGGCTGGGGAACGGTAGCGGCGCCAACAGTCGACGGCGTGATCGTCGGCGATTACCACTTAGGCAATGGCGGCTATGCCCAGTTCGGTGAAATTCACGGCATTCAGACCAGCTGCGCGGTCAGAACAGACCACCAGGCCACTCTTGGCATCATGGCTCACGAACTGGGTCATTTGATCCTGCATTGGATCGATCTTTACGATACGGATTACACCTCGGCGGGGCTGGGTAATTTCAGCCTGATGTCCCGCGGAACTTGGTCATGGAAACCGGGTGATCTATATCATGGCCAAACGCCGGTACACCCCGACGGCTGGTCAAAATTGTACGCAGGCTGGGTTGACCCCGTCTATGACATCGTCGGCTTTTTTACCTTGCCGGCAGCCGGATCCGGCACCGCAACCGCAACGAATGCCGTCCAAATCCAGACGACATCGGATCCAAAGCAATACTACCTGTTCGAAAACCGCAGCCAGTATGGTTATGACCGCGGCTTATACCGCGTGGGTTCGACTACCGGCGGTATCGCCGTATTGCATATCGATGAAAACATATCGGATAACGACAATGAGGGGCACAAAAAAGTCGACCTCGTGGAGGCGGATAATGACCTCAGCATGGATATAGACCCGTATAACTCGGGCAAACCCACGAATTTGTTTTATTGGGACAAGAGGACGAAGTTCGGCGACGCGACAATACCCAATTCACGCTTATATAGCGGCCTCCCTACGAATATTACACTCGACTCCGTATCCGCAGTCCAGGAGGAGATGACCGCCGTCTTTGTACCTCGCTACGAACTTACCCTGCCCAATAGCCGCGCAGGCACAGTCATCAGCAGTCCTTGGGGCATCCGATGCGGAAGAGTCTGTGCGGCAAGCTTTAGTGCAGGGACGGTTGTGACCCTCACCGCGATGTCTCTCAAACGCCACACTTTCATCAGGTGGGGAGGGGCGTGCTCGGATTCAGGGAACTCGCCAACGTGCGCCCTCACGATGGACAGTCCGAAAAACGTGACGGCGGCATTCCAGTGA
- a CDS encoding SagB/ThcOx family dehydrogenase, with the protein MIPMVLISQAMNFGESIQLPPAKVKGEMSLEESIAKRRSIRAFAAKPLSLEQIGQLLWAAQGITEKDKGLRAAPSAGTLYPLEVYVVLPAGIYHYNPLRHQLNRVIVGDKRPELQTAARDQAAVGTAPAVFVFTAVYERTAQKYGDRASRYVPIEAGHACQNVLLQATAQGLASLPIGSFDDPRVAEIVNLKKDESPLYLVPLGYPDE; encoded by the coding sequence ATGATCCCGATGGTGCTTATCTCTCAAGCCATGAACTTTGGCGAAAGCATCCAATTGCCGCCAGCAAAGGTCAAAGGCGAAATGTCATTGGAGGAAAGCATTGCCAAGCGCCGCTCGATCAGAGCCTTTGCCGCGAAGCCGTTGAGCCTCGAACAGATAGGCCAACTGCTGTGGGCGGCGCAGGGCATCACCGAAAAAGACAAGGGATTGCGCGCCGCCCCGTCTGCCGGCACTTTGTATCCACTGGAGGTTTATGTCGTTTTGCCGGCGGGCATTTATCACTACAACCCTCTGCGCCATCAATTAAATCGCGTCATCGTGGGCGACAAACGCCCTGAACTGCAAACAGCGGCGCGGGACCAGGCAGCGGTAGGCACAGCCCCGGCAGTTTTCGTTTTTACAGCCGTTTACGAACGCACCGCCCAAAAATACGGAGATCGAGCCAGCCGCTATGTCCCTATCGAAGCCGGGCACGCCTGTCAGAATGTGCTCTTGCAAGCCACGGCACAGGGTTTGGCTAGCTTACCCATCGGCTCTTTTGACGACCCGCGGGTCGCCGAGATCGTCAACCTGAAAAAGGATGAGAGCCCGCTGTATTTGGTGCCGCTGGGTTATCCCGATGAGTAA
- a CDS encoding DUF504 domain-containing protein, producing MKPVQEMLNRIRWDEAWADDEFKIGYYDRVEQRIVVVAFKEIFFPKDDHFSFDLIDQEGEWHSVPYHRVKAIYRNGRLIWHRKH from the coding sequence ATGAAGCCGGTACAGGAGATGTTGAATCGCATCCGTTGGGATGAGGCGTGGGCGGATGACGAATTCAAGATAGGGTATTACGATCGGGTTGAGCAACGGATCGTTGTTGTCGCCTTCAAGGAAATCTTTTTTCCCAAAGACGATCATTTTTCATTCGATTTGATCGATCAGGAAGGCGAATGGCATTCCGTGCCTTATCATCGCGTCAAAGCCATTTACCGGAACGGCCGTTTAATCTGGCATCGTAAGCACTGA
- the minC gene encoding septum site-determining protein MinC, translating into MPTDSKKTSLSHLALEFKSSTFSVPVLVLFSNSLQNIEQQLQEKIALAPEFFKNSPILLDLQELNKRAMDIAVADLVKAVKALNLLPIGIRGGSAEQSRQALALGIPVHALHGGQAPESTKTKTLAAAPEESLQSEGPSTLLITQPVRSGQRIYAHGDLIVLATVSSGTEIMAEGNIHVYGSLRGRALAGVQGNEKARIFCSDLQAELISIAGVYKVSEDLSKEFRQKPVQIYLQDNSLIIKEI; encoded by the coding sequence ATGCCGACAGACTCCAAAAAAACGTCTCTTAGCCACCTCGCGCTGGAATTTAAAAGCAGTACTTTCTCGGTACCCGTTTTAGTCCTATTCAGCAACAGCCTCCAGAACATCGAACAACAACTACAAGAAAAGATTGCCCTGGCGCCGGAGTTCTTCAAAAATTCTCCGATCCTGCTGGATTTGCAGGAATTGAACAAACGTGCGATGGACATCGCCGTGGCGGATCTGGTCAAAGCGGTTAAAGCGCTGAATTTATTGCCGATCGGCATTCGCGGCGGCAGCGCCGAACAAAGCCGGCAGGCATTGGCATTGGGCATTCCGGTGCATGCCTTGCATGGCGGTCAGGCTCCGGAAAGCACAAAAACCAAAACGCTCGCCGCCGCGCCCGAAGAGTCTTTACAAAGCGAAGGGCCGTCCACGCTGTTGATTACCCAACCGGTGCGGTCGGGGCAGCGCATTTATGCGCACGGCGACCTGATCGTGTTGGCGACGGTTAGTTCCGGCACCGAGATCATGGCCGAGGGCAACATTCATGTCTATGGTTCTTTGCGCGGACGGGCGCTGGCCGGCGTGCAGGGCAATGAAAAAGCGCGGATTTTTTGTTCCGACTTGCAGGCGGAACTGATCTCGATCGCCGGGGTTTATAAAGTCAGCGAAGATTTGTCCAAAGAATTTCGGCAAAAACCGGTGCAGATTTATCTTCAGGATAATTCGCTCATCATCAAGGAAATTTAA
- the minD gene encoding septum site-determining protein MinD has protein sequence MARIIVVTSGKGGVGKTTTSAAISMGLAKRGHKTVVIDFDVGLRNLDLIMGCERRVVYDLINVISGEAALNQALIKDKHCNNLYILPASQTRDKDSLTQEGIGKILDELSKDFKYIVCDSPAGIEKGAHLAMYYADDAFVVTNPEVSSVRDSDRMLGILSSKSRRAEQNQEPIKEYLLLTRYSPERVKLGEMLSVDDVQEILSLHLLGVIPESKSVLNASNSGVPVILDEKSDAGQAYADIVARYLGEDKPHRFIDEKKGLFGKLFGR, from the coding sequence TTGGCCAGAATCATTGTCGTGACATCAGGTAAAGGCGGGGTCGGCAAAACCACCACCAGCGCCGCCATTTCGATGGGACTTGCGAAACGAGGCCATAAAACCGTCGTGATCGATTTTGATGTGGGCCTGCGTAACCTGGATTTGATCATGGGGTGCGAGCGCCGTGTCGTCTATGACCTGATCAACGTGATCAGCGGCGAAGCCGCGCTGAATCAGGCCCTGATCAAGGATAAGCACTGCAACAACCTGTATATTCTGCCGGCTTCGCAAACGCGTGACAAAGACTCGCTAACCCAGGAAGGCATCGGCAAGATCCTGGACGAATTGTCCAAGGATTTCAAATACATCGTCTGCGATTCGCCGGCCGGCATCGAAAAAGGCGCGCATCTGGCGATGTATTATGCCGACGATGCGTTTGTGGTGACCAATCCGGAAGTGTCTTCGGTGCGCGACTCCGATCGTATGTTAGGCATTCTGTCCAGCAAATCGCGTCGCGCCGAGCAAAATCAGGAGCCGATCAAGGAATATCTGTTGTTGACCCGCTATTCGCCGGAACGCGTGAAGCTTGGTGAAATGCTCAGCGTGGATGACGTGCAGGAAATCCTGTCGCTGCACCTGCTCGGCGTAATTCCCGAATCGAAATCGGTGTTGAATGCCTCGAACTCGGGCGTGCCGGTGATCCTGGATGAAAAGAGTGATGCGGGCCAAGCTTATGCGGACATCGTCGCGCGTTATTTGGGCGAAGACAAACCCCACCGATTCATTGACGAGAAGAAAGGACTCTTCGGGAAACTCTTCGGGAGATGA
- the minE gene encoding cell division topological specificity factor MinE has protein sequence MSLLDYFRTSRPSSASVAKERLQILVAHERVSRNQPSYLPQLQKELLEVIRKHVNVNQDAISFSFEQDGNQETLELNIVLPDQPPKKS, from the coding sequence ATGAGTTTGCTGGATTATTTTAGAACTTCGCGGCCAAGTTCTGCATCCGTCGCCAAGGAAAGGCTGCAAATTCTGGTTGCGCACGAAAGAGTGTCGCGCAACCAGCCCTCCTATCTTCCGCAATTGCAAAAAGAATTACTGGAGGTGATTCGCAAGCACGTCAACGTCAACCAGGATGCCATCTCGTTCAGTTTCGAACAGGACGGCAATCAGGAAACGCTCGAGTTGAACATCGTGTTGCCCGATCAACCTCCCAAAAAGTCTTAA
- a CDS encoding winged helix-turn-helix domain-containing protein, translating to MADSIGEVAGKIWSYLDQNGPSSVNKITVETGENKNDIQRAIGWLLKEDKLNIELVGRAETLSLK from the coding sequence ATGGCTGATAGCATAGGCGAAGTGGCTGGCAAAATCTGGTCTTATCTGGATCAAAACGGACCGTCCAGCGTGAATAAAATTACCGTCGAAACCGGTGAAAACAAAAATGACATCCAGCGCGCGATTGGCTGGCTTCTGAAAGAAGACAAGCTGAATATCGAACTGGTAGGCCGCGCGGAAACCTTGTCATTGAAATAA
- the recQ gene encoding DNA helicase RecQ, with protein METQPLDLLKSVFGYDRFREPQSEVIGHLLAGGDALVLMPTGGGKSLCYQIPALLRPGVGIVISPLIALMQDQVSALTQLGIRAAFLNSTLSIDEVRRIEQELLNGELDLLYIAPERLTTERTLALLARIDIALFAIDEAHCVSQWGHDFRADYLQLSLLQERFPAIPRIALTATADAKTREEIIRRLGLSEARMFQRGFDRPNIRYRIVQKQNARKQLLDFIRAEHDGDAGIVYCLSRKKVEETADWLQTQGLKALPYHAGMNAAERQRHQHRFLMEEGLIIVATIAFGMGIDKPNVRFVAHLDLPKSVEAYYQETGRAGRDGQAANAWMAYGLQDVIMLRRMLAESNADDAHKRLELHKLDAMLALCEQVHCRRQALLAYFGDQLEQPCGNCDTCLEPVKTWDGTLAAQQALSCIFRTGQRFGVGHLIDVLLGKTTDKVQKNGHDKVSTFGIGKHLQEPQWHSLYRQLIARGLIAVDFESMGTLKLTETSRPVLRGEETLMLREDIKPEKTKRTSAKAGGAAGTPLWEALRAKRKEIAEAQDVPPYVIFHDATLMEMIAARPQNLKQMAAISGIGARKLELYGEQFLEVIAEHSQQSQSMSSDTTAASIELFRLGYSVERIAAQRELKTTTIYGHLAEGIGRGLVTLQEVVELPEREIKLIQDAILSLPEAQSQALKPVFEQFDGVYSYEVLRCVRAALNRMTG; from the coding sequence GTGGAAACTCAGCCGCTTGACCTTTTGAAATCGGTATTCGGTTACGACCGCTTCCGGGAGCCGCAGTCCGAGGTGATCGGCCATCTGTTGGCCGGCGGCGATGCCTTGGTGCTGATGCCGACCGGCGGCGGCAAATCGCTGTGTTATCAAATCCCGGCGCTGCTCAGGCCCGGCGTCGGCATCGTGATCTCGCCGTTGATCGCGCTGATGCAGGATCAGGTGAGCGCGCTGACGCAGCTCGGCATCCGCGCCGCGTTCCTGAATTCGACGCTGAGCATCGACGAAGTCCGCCGGATCGAACAGGAACTGCTGAACGGCGAACTCGATCTGCTCTACATCGCGCCGGAACGGCTGACCACCGAACGCACCCTGGCCTTGCTTGCCAGAATCGATATCGCGCTGTTCGCGATCGACGAAGCGCATTGCGTGTCGCAATGGGGCCATGATTTTCGCGCCGATTATTTGCAGTTGTCGCTGCTGCAAGAACGTTTTCCGGCCATCCCGCGCATCGCGCTGACCGCGACCGCCGACGCGAAGACGCGCGAGGAAATCATCCGGCGTCTCGGCCTTAGCGAAGCGCGGATGTTCCAGCGCGGTTTCGACCGCCCGAACATCCGCTACCGGATCGTGCAAAAACAGAACGCGCGCAAACAACTGCTCGACTTCATCCGCGCCGAGCATGACGGTGATGCGGGCATCGTCTATTGCCTGTCGCGCAAAAAGGTCGAAGAAACCGCCGACTGGCTGCAAACGCAGGGACTCAAGGCGCTGCCTTATCATGCCGGGATGAACGCTGCGGAACGTCAGCGCCATCAGCACCGTTTCCTGATGGAAGAAGGCCTGATCATCGTCGCGACGATCGCGTTCGGCATGGGCATCGACAAACCGAACGTGCGCTTTGTCGCGCATCTGGATCTGCCGAAAAGCGTCGAGGCCTATTACCAGGAAACCGGACGCGCCGGGCGCGACGGCCAAGCTGCCAATGCGTGGATGGCCTATGGCTTGCAGGATGTCATCATGCTCCGACGCATGCTGGCCGAATCGAATGCCGATGACGCGCACAAACGGCTCGAACTGCACAAGCTGGATGCGATGCTGGCGCTGTGCGAGCAGGTGCATTGCCGGCGGCAGGCGCTGCTCGCGTATTTCGGCGATCAACTGGAGCAGCCTTGCGGCAACTGCGACACCTGTCTGGAACCGGTCAAGACCTGGGACGGCACGCTGGCCGCGCAGCAGGCGCTATCCTGCATCTTCCGGACCGGCCAGCGTTTCGGCGTCGGGCACCTGATCGACGTGCTGCTCGGCAAAACGACCGACAAGGTGCAGAAAAATGGGCACGACAAAGTTTCGACCTTCGGCATCGGCAAGCATCTTCAGGAACCACAGTGGCATTCCTTGTACCGCCAACTGATCGCGCGCGGCCTGATCGCGGTCGATTTCGAAAGCATGGGCACCCTGAAGCTGACCGAGACGAGCCGGCCGGTGCTGCGCGGCGAGGAAACCCTGATGCTGCGCGAGGACATCAAACCCGAAAAAACCAAACGCACGTCAGCGAAAGCCGGCGGCGCGGCCGGCACACCGTTGTGGGAGGCGTTGCGCGCCAAGCGCAAGGAAATCGCCGAGGCCCAGGACGTGCCGCCTTATGTGATTTTCCATGACGCGACATTGATGGAGATGATCGCCGCGCGGCCGCAGAATCTGAAACAAATGGCCGCGATTTCGGGCATCGGCGCACGCAAACTGGAATTGTACGGAGAGCAGTTTCTGGAGGTGATCGCCGAGCATAGCCAGCAAAGCCAGTCGATGTCCTCCGATACGACCGCTGCTTCGATCGAGCTGTTTCGGCTCGGCTATAGCGTCGAACGGATCGCCGCGCAGCGCGAATTGAAGACGACCACGATTTACGGGCATCTGGCCGAGGGCATCGGACGAGGGCTGGTCACATTGCAGGAAGTCGTCGAGCTGCCGGAGCGGGAAATCAAACTGATCCAGGATGCGATCTTGAGCCTGCCCGAAGCGCAAAGCCAGGCATTAAAGCCGGTTTTTGAACAATTCGACGGCGTTTACAGTTATGAAGTACTGCGCTGCGTGCGAGCCGCGCTGAACAGGATGACCGGTTGA
- the gshA gene encoding glutamate--cysteine ligase, with product MTHSDKMLSPRLERLLNNGRQHLLRGGLKGIEKESLRIGKDGMIAQTAHPRSLGSALTHPYITTDYSEALIELITPPFADIGDTVAYLSDLHQFVYDHLGDEILLGASMPCGIDGDESIPIATYGTSNIGRMKYIYRHGLWHRYGRTMQSIAGIHFNYSVPTELWPVLCELENNDAGVEAFTAEGYFGLIRNFQRIGWIILYLFGASPAICKSFFKSRPSLMDQFETFDQGTLYHPYATSLRMSDIGYKSKNQANLNIDYNSLPAYIASLRHAITTPYPDYEKIGVKVNGEYRQLNSNILQIENEFYSTMRPKQIAMSGEKPTLALKRRGLRYIEMRSLDIDVFKPAGIDVSRGRFIEALLLNCLLHDSPPNTPDDYAIYNANQLAVANNGRKPGLELNKDGETISLQDWANEILDTMQPVCEVLDEGLADKPYSAALAERRQVVQNPDLTPSARMLSAMSNSGQPFACFALQASQDHAQYFKNHRLADARNLEFLQLAEQSLIKQTEIESQDSLSFDDFLASYFAQCDDINLPT from the coding sequence ATGACTCATTCCGATAAGATGCTTTCGCCGCGACTGGAGCGGCTTTTGAACAACGGCCGACAACATCTGCTCCGCGGCGGACTGAAAGGCATCGAGAAAGAAAGTCTCCGCATCGGCAAGGACGGCATGATCGCGCAGACCGCACATCCTAGATCCCTGGGTTCCGCGCTGACGCATCCCTACATCACGACCGACTATTCCGAAGCGTTGATCGAACTGATCACGCCGCCGTTTGCGGACATCGGCGACACCGTCGCTTATCTCTCCGACCTGCATCAGTTCGTTTACGATCATCTCGGCGATGAAATACTGCTCGGCGCGAGCATGCCCTGCGGCATCGACGGCGACGAAAGCATCCCGATTGCGACCTACGGCACCTCGAACATCGGCCGGATGAAATACATCTACCGGCACGGCCTGTGGCATCGCTACGGGCGCACGATGCAGTCGATCGCCGGCATCCATTTCAATTATTCGGTGCCGACCGAGTTATGGCCGGTGCTGTGTGAACTCGAAAACAACGACGCGGGCGTCGAAGCCTTCACCGCGGAAGGTTATTTCGGGCTGATCCGCAACTTCCAGCGCATCGGCTGGATCATTCTGTACCTGTTCGGGGCCTCGCCGGCGATCTGCAAGAGTTTCTTCAAGAGCCGACCGTCCTTGATGGATCAGTTCGAAACCTTCGATCAGGGCACGCTTTATCATCCTTACGCGACCTCGCTCAGGATGAGCGACATCGGCTATAAAAGCAAAAACCAGGCGAATCTGAACATCGATTACAATTCGCTGCCCGCCTATATCGCGAGTCTGCGCCACGCGATTACGACGCCTTATCCCGATTATGAAAAAATCGGCGTGAAGGTGAACGGCGAATACCGGCAGCTGAACAGCAACATCCTGCAGATCGAAAACGAGTTTTACAGCACGATGCGCCCGAAGCAAATCGCAATGTCCGGCGAAAAACCGACGCTGGCGCTGAAGCGGCGCGGCCTGCGCTACATCGAAATGCGCTCGCTCGATATCGACGTATTCAAGCCGGCCGGCATCGACGTGAGCCGGGGGCGCTTCATCGAAGCCTTGCTGTTGAACTGTCTGTTGCACGACAGCCCGCCGAACACGCCCGACGATTATGCGATCTATAACGCGAATCAACTGGCGGTTGCGAATAACGGCAGAAAGCCGGGCCTCGAACTGAACAAAGACGGCGAGACGATTTCCTTGCAGGATTGGGCGAACGAAATCCTCGACACGATGCAGCCGGTCTGTGAGGTTCTCGACGAAGGCCTGGCCGATAAACCGTACAGCGCGGCCCTGGCGGAACGGCGCCAAGTCGTGCAAAATCCGGACCTGACGCCGTCGGCCCGCATGCTGAGCGCGATGTCGAACAGCGGGCAGCCGTTTGCCTGTTTCGCGTTGCAGGCATCGCAAGACCATGCGCAGTATTTTAAAAACCACCGGCTCGCCGATGCCCGGAACCTTGAGTTTCTGCAACTCGCCGAACAATCGCTGATCAAACAAACCGAGATCGAAAGCCAGGATAGCCTGTCTTTCGATGATTTTTTGGCAAGCTATTTTGCCCAATGTGATGATATAAACCTGCCAACATGA
- a CDS encoding phosphoadenylyl-sulfate reductase: MTAFDIEALQAELQNKNPRVILKKALEQFDNIAISFSGAEDVVLIDMAVKIRKDIQVFSLDTGRLHPETYRFIEKVRKHYGIAIDVLTPDREQLDQLVKAKGLFSFYEDGHHECCGIRKVEPLKRKLAHLDAWITGQRKDQSLDTRQDIPAVQIDTAFSTPDHRLIKFNPLLNWTSAQVWDYIEAYQVPYNELHQRGYISIGCEPCTRPVLPNQHERSGRWWWEDAAKKECGLHAGNVKGK, from the coding sequence ATGACCGCTTTCGATATAGAGGCTCTGCAAGCCGAATTGCAGAACAAAAACCCGCGCGTGATCCTGAAAAAAGCGCTGGAGCAGTTCGACAACATCGCGATCTCGTTCAGCGGCGCGGAAGACGTGGTGCTGATCGACATGGCGGTCAAGATCCGCAAAGACATTCAGGTGTTTTCGCTCGACACCGGCCGTCTGCATCCCGAAACCTACCGCTTCATCGAAAAAGTCAGAAAACATTACGGCATCGCGATCGACGTGTTGACGCCGGACCGCGAACAGCTGGACCAGCTGGTCAAGGCCAAGGGCCTGTTCAGCTTCTACGAAGACGGCCACCACGAATGCTGCGGCATCCGCAAGGTCGAGCCGCTCAAACGCAAACTCGCGCACCTCGACGCCTGGATCACCGGCCAGCGCAAGGACCAGAGCCTCGATACCCGGCAGGACATTCCGGCAGTGCAGATCGATACCGCCTTTTCGACGCCGGATCATCGCTTGATCAAGTTCAATCCGCTGTTAAACTGGACTTCCGCCCAGGTCTGGGATTATATCGAAGCCTACCAGGTGCCTTACAACGAACTGCACCAGCGCGGCTACATCAGCATCGGCTGCGAACCTTGCACCCGGCCGGTTCTGCCCAACCAGCATGAACGCAGCGGGCGTTGGTGGTGGGAAGATGCGGCCAAGAAGGAATGCGGACTGCATGCGGGGAATGTGAAAGGGAAATGA
- a CDS encoding DUF4160 domain-containing protein, whose product MPTISMFYGIIIRMYFAPSEHPPPHFHVYYGEYKATVDIRTCEVIQGNLPKKQTKLVLARSELHQDELMADWELVMNGEDPFRIQPLQ is encoded by the coding sequence ATGCCAACAATATCAATGTTCTACGGCATTATTATAAGAATGTACTTCGCACCGAGTGAGCATCCGCCTCCACATTTTCATGTGTATTACGGAGAATATAAGGCGACAGTAGATATCCGTACCTGTGAAGTTATTCAAGGCAATCTGCCAAAAAAACAAACAAAGCTTGTTTTGGCGCGGTCCGAGCTACATCAGGATGAATTGATGGCCGATTGGGAATTAGTGATGAATGGCGAAGATCCATTCAGGATTCAGCCGCTTCAATAG
- a CDS encoding DUF2442 domain-containing protein, which translates to MYPSVKNVVANEDYTLSIDFDNGESGTLDMKPFLDFGVFRKIKSYNAFKRVRVAFDTVEWDSGVDLDPEFVYSKSQGNKNSQS; encoded by the coding sequence ATGTATCCCTCAGTAAAAAACGTGGTTGCCAACGAAGACTACACGCTTTCGATCGACTTTGATAACGGCGAAAGTGGCACATTAGATATGAAACCGTTTTTGGACTTTGGTGTTTTCCGTAAGATCAAAAGCTACAATGCTTTCAAGCGGGTTCGGGTCGCCTTTGACACTGTCGAATGGGATTCGGGCGTTGATCTTGACCCCGAGTTTGTTTACTCCAAGAGCCAAGGCAATAAAAACTCGCAATCTTGA